ACAATAGATCCAGGTTGAAAaatcgatatataaataacacacTCTTTGCAACATTTACGATCAACGTATATTTTACCTCTTTTTCATATTCATGTTTTATCAATCTGCTGCGAGAACATTGATAGAACATACAGCaccaatattatttacaactttGTATTAGGACACTTTTTCGATTGTAACATACGTACAGGAGGTGCGCTAATCTAAATATGTAAGCGGATTTTATCCCTCCacaattctttcttttaacataACATAAGAATTATAACGAAGATAACTTGTCaactaattttataatttcttttcatgTTGTTACCgttactaaattaataaaattcattcaccatctatgtaaataaaaaatcgatacgAATTCTTATCGAGGGGTTGAAGAGtcataaatacatatgtataatattctgACGCAAATAACaagtaacttatttttttctcttttttttaatcccactaataattaattttagaatcgTTTAAGATATTAAGGATTAGGGATTACGGTGCTCAGAGAAAGACAACTTGCTATCTGCTTCAGAAATTACCTACTTATTCGAGTTGTCACTCGATtccagtaaaataaaataacacgcTTTTGGTCTTTTAGTCGTTCGTTTAATATTTGTACTTCCGTCTtcgttttgtatttatttgtgcTGCTTTTCCTcgtctaattaatatttacgtgATGTAAAGGGAGGCTCACGCGGAGCTAGAGATTCACGCGGATTTATATAGACTCTGATTACCAATCGAAGAACATTTAAGTATTTACTCTCTACTCACATCGTatgattttcataaataagtTCTAAAGTTCATACAGATCGGGGTAATCACATTACGCAATCAATTCCGTATAGATTTCAAAACTCTCAATAACAACGATTATTATCTTTggaacatctttttttttttaacattgatATATCAAGAGACGTGTAAGTATGTATCGAAATAATGCGTAATCTATAAGTCACGCCGTTTCGTTTAGACATATTTCATcgtaaattttcgaaaaaatgttttacggCTGTAGTTTATCTCTAAATCGACAGCACATAAAGTTCACACTTACTACGTTCTGAAGCTatcgatttaatataaattgaacattttgtttcgaatttttcttaataaagcAGCATGAAGATTACGAACCATGTCATTCCAATCACACCGCAGCGGAACGATGATTGCCTCcgaattaataaaactattctTGATTGCACACCAAAGAGATACTAACTTAATACTTAATCATTAAGGAAAATTGTATTTAGTACGCTCTTGTTTAATTATCGTCAGACGCTCCAGGAACAGAAATTGGAGAGTCtcttgagaaaatataattcgaCATAACTTCGAATATAGGAGGAGCATATAATGTGTGTCTTCTTCATTACCTTGCAAAATTTAAGGAACAAATTACCAAGCGCAAACACGATCGAGGAGTAAAACCGACCGAAGGAAAATACATTTGCGGGCTATATCGTCCTACTTATTAGTCTCATTCATAAGCTTTCATTTACGGCTTCGTCagatgtttaattaatttgcgtTTTACTCAACGCAGTCGCGTATATTCTATACctttgaaagataaaatttccgGGAGGCTGGCTGCAACatgaatatatcttttatatctcTTCTGCTCGAAacgtacattatacatacacacacgcacacatatatacCCACAGCAACGTGTATACACCTCGTGCATACCGTTGCTGTACATAGTTATTAAATGTACATgacgatttttttatacatatatatctctacGTCCATccatatatctatatcatgTATCTGTATATTCTATATCAGTGGCGGTTTGTGCGGTCGAAACGATGTCGAGGAACGTCGACCGAAAAGGAGCAGGAAAACGGATAGAAGTCCGACCATTGAAACAGGAAGAAGGACGACAGATAAAGTTACGCGTAATTAACCGGACCAGCCGCCACCTTCTGTGTGCTCTTCtttcagaatatattatatataattataacgtgTGCATCTCCTTTGGCCCGCAAAGGATACATTAACGTTTATGATTATCCACGTGTTATCTGCGTCAATATACGAGAAATGCCACGCAGAATGTTCTCtcttatatatgttataattttatcctaatatattcttttgcgCCAACGTAATTAACATTATCTGCTCGCGACAACTTAAAAAAGTGACAtgttactaaaaataattgtcccTTATGAAAATACTTCTGTAATCGATTTCCTCGATATTTGCACTATCAATAGAAATTATATGGCGCATATtgtgtatattgtataatatatcaagTTGTTGTGTGCGTAACTGTGTTTTCGCTCAGAGAGTGGACAAGGATGATATATCGCGTTATCTGTCATCTCGCGGCGATCATGAGGGCAATCAGCCGCAAAAGAATCAAAAGATGCTGCGTATAATCGGGATAAAATCGGGCGGGTAAGAGCGAAAATAGTCCGTGAAAATATCGAACTCAGTGTTTAAGTATTGCGCGAAGGTATCGGCAAAGGCCTTCAGCTTCGTAAATTGCCATATTTACTAATATCAATTCccacaaaaaattaaaatcgtgaatatttattatcgataAGTGTTATGCACCAAAcgttaatttctatttactcGTTAAGCGAAATATCGTGTCGATCAAGATCGCAAACACGTGTCGACAGAAATCTCACAAATTCGGTAAACACCTTATACGGGTTCATTGCTGATCTTCGGGGACAGGATTAAGTAAACTCCGAATCCGAGCGTGAGAAGAGATTGCAGGTATCTAAACATATGCTTTATAGGAGATAGATATGCGCGCGAGAATGAgttgaattattttaccgtgcgaagaaatatgtaaaaaaagaaaagaaacgtaGTAACATCTTTTCGATCAAACCTATGTAATCTTCCGCAGCTttgatctttctctctctctctctctctctctctctctctctctctctctctctctctctctctctcccgatccttctctctctttgaaTCCTTCTCACTTCAAGAGGATAAACAAGAGAACCATTCCAACAGATCGTGGGAGTTAGCTCATGGGATGTAGAACTCATTCggcggaaagagaaaaataaataaatagcggCAGTGCGCACAGCAAATAACTCTGTCAATCCTGTAGATCTTGTTTACAAACGAAACATATGAATTGTCGTAATCGCGAGAGACGGCCCGGCGGTGGTGCACTACTTGACGAAGAGGTCCTTGAGGGTGGAGCAGATCGATTCGCAGTCCGGTTGCTCCGGCTCCTTGTTCCCGCTCGTGAACCAACTGGCGACCTTGCTGGCGCGCGACTTGTTCGGCGACACGGCCGGCTTTCCGGATGAGCTGCCCGACGTTTCCGCGTCGCTTCCCCGGTGGCCCGAGGTGAGGATCTTCTCGATGGCACTACCAAGCACCTATCAGTACCGAATCAAGCGAAAAATTTTACCTTTTTGCGACCTTACATTCTTTTTTACGACGTATTTTATCTTGGGTGCGCGAACGAAAATATCTATACCGCCAACACTGGAGCTTTGCTCAAAGTTAATAATTCTAATCACAATTTTCTCGATGCTTGTAAACGCATCTGATGAAGAAACTGCGTTCgcttactttttttaatcgatttttctgtagttaatatatttaacgaaAACTCTTACTTTGAATAATTTGCTTAGTCTGGATTCAGACTAAGCAAGCAAGTGCGAACAAACGCGAACAATTTGCTTTCTTTCAATGACTGCGAAATAGTACAATAGATCATTATACTATATTCACTTGCTTAGTCCAAGCCCGTTCTGAACGGAAAgtgataacttttatttaccTGAGCGTCCACCTTGGTACCACTGCTGTCGTCCCAGAGAACCTTGTGCCTGGCGTTGACGTTCTTCGCGAGCGTATCTTTGACGGTCTTGACCACCCGCAACTTGTCAAGCTTGAACGTCATCGCGTTCTCCTCGTCATACCGGTTCTTCTTCGACATCGGCTGATGTCTTTTGGCGAACCAGGTGCTCGGCGTGACGATCGTGCCAATGGCGCTCTTGCCACTGCTGGTTGGCGTCTTGACGCTCTTGGTGCTGTGCAGGATGGAGACGTCGAAGCTGTTGGACCGAGAGCTCTTGAGCCGGCTGCGCCTCTGCTCCGCCGTTTTGGCGGACCAGCTCGATTTCTGATCGTCCTTCGTGCCCGACGCGTCCGACGTGCCGCACATGTTTATCTCCGTCGCGGACGACGTCAGGGAGCTCAGGATGGATATCAGATCCGTGTTGGAGCACGTGATacccgccgccgtcgtcgtgcCGTCGGAGAGCGGCCTCGTCATCTCGGACGCGCGTCTACGTAAACCCGACGTGGACGCCGCGACCGACGCCGAGAACTCGGAGAACCGGCGTTTCTGATGCTGTATGTATTTCTGCGTGGTCGAGCTGCCATTTCCGTCCAGGGGCTGAATCTCGCATACGCGCTCGCGAGACGGCGTCTTGTACATCTTTAAACGGACCTGGGACGCGTGTACGAGCACGATTAGAGCGCTCCCCGCTTAAACGAAACGTCAAAGAGCTGTCCATTTAACTAtacatcaaattaatatgaagTATCTATGAATGGCTAATGGACCTTGCAGCGATTTCTCTCCGAGACGAAATTTAAATACGAACTCCaacaatctttttatatttttggaaactTGAATTATTCACTTGGAAAAATTCCTCGATTTAATTAGACGGTCCTATTTTTCGTCTTCGCGTTTTTACTTTCGAAGAGCcgatttattaactttataaaatacgaGAACTCTTAAATTTTGAATCCATGTCTGAGAATGTCTGAGAATCGCGATTGGACTCCTGATGGACCGCGCTGCTCTTACATGTTTAATCTcgaagatagaaaaaaaagggcAGAAAAGTACGGAGGGGCagctataataaaaatcaatagcGGACAGTCTAATGTCTAATAAGCCTAAGTGGTTATCATAAGATTACAAGTGATTATCATTGAGGCCCGGTTTTATCTTTCGGTTCTATTAGACCAGCAGGGAGACTATATACACTCTCATCactataatttgttattcgtcttatctcatttatattatttatgtaagtATTACCATTGTGTTGTCAACTCTCGATTACTATGACTACTCCTAAACATGTCGCTAATCCAGAGTTACAATCTACCTTTCTGGCCTTGATCTCGGC
The nucleotide sequence above comes from Temnothorax longispinosus isolate EJ_2023e chromosome 4, Tlon_JGU_v1, whole genome shotgun sequence. Encoded proteins:
- the LOC139812477 gene encoding uncharacterized protein isoform X1 encodes the protein MRRQSYCPSTSGGNGAGEPLIVVEESTLGEEEGACCRAESPPRCVDPDSPSLNPYLLSPWRDARKHSLPTPQCTSGITASQVRRLSERGGEGSGPSAREAAFLATLSQTPAPQSGGRRHSVVTISRVPTTLFGRNRRESIAAFPMGGATRILQSRRESSTGISGPPSNSGSTHNLQLDIMDDIAEIKARKVRLKMYKTPSRERVCEIQPLDGNGSSTTQKYIQHQKRRFSEFSASVAASTSGLRRRASEMTRPLSDGTTTAAGITCSNTDLISILSSLTSSATEINMCGTSDASGTKDDQKSSWSAKTAEQRRSRLKSSRSNSFDVSILHSTKSVKTPTSSGKSAIGTIVTPSTWFAKRHQPMSKKNRYDEENAMTFKLDKLRVVKTVKDTLAKNVNARHKVLWDDSSGTKVDAQVLGSAIEKILTSGHRGSDAETSGSSSGKPAVSPNKSRASKVASWFTSGNKEPEQPDCESICSTLKDLFVK
- the LOC139812477 gene encoding uncharacterized protein isoform X2, whose protein sequence is MRRPGLAILESLSALAVEGRQEALLADAAVYIRDNRIPGATVERTRWRRFRSIGEGGCFPGDALTDAGTAVRRPTALGRHDLQGADHPVRAQSTRIHCRVSHGRRYQDIAEPAGIVHRDKRPAQQQREHSQSAARHYGRHRRDQGQKAGSALIVLVHASQVRLKMYKTPSRERVCEIQPLDGNGSSTTQKYIQHQKRRFSEFSASVAASTSGLRRRASEMTRPLSDGTTTAAGITCSNTDLISILSSLTSSATEINMCGTSDASGTKDDQKSSWSAKTAEQRRSRLKSSRSNSFDVSILHSTKSVKTPTSSGKSAIGTIVTPSTWFAKRHQPMSKKNRYDEENAMTFKLDKLRVVKTVKDTLAKNVNARHKVLWDDSSGTKVDAQVLGSAIEKILTSGHRGSDAETSGSSSGKPAVSPNKSRASKVASWFTSGNKEPEQPDCESICSTLKDLFVK